Proteins encoded in a region of the Sulfurimonas marina genome:
- a CDS encoding response regulator transcription factor, whose product MKKILLLEDDMALHETVKDFLESLGYEVISSYDGEDASEKAYENNFDLLLLDVNVPKLSGFELLQTIRDSDNQTPAIFITSLGGIADLESGYDSGCDDYIKKPFALKELQLRVETLLKREFYHQKSDEIILPNGCSFEPNSESLKQNGTLISLANKELQLLKLFLQHKNELVSHEVIESRLWEYDEESSESAVRTYIKHLRQILGKDTIVSIKKSGYKFIHK is encoded by the coding sequence ATGAAAAAAATATTACTTCTTGAAGATGATATGGCATTACATGAAACTGTTAAAGATTTTTTAGAGTCACTAGGCTATGAAGTGATCAGCAGTTATGACGGAGAAGATGCCAGTGAGAAAGCATACGAGAATAACTTTGATCTATTGTTGCTTGATGTAAATGTTCCCAAACTGAGCGGTTTTGAACTTTTACAAACGATCAGAGATTCGGACAATCAAACACCTGCTATTTTTATTACATCATTAGGGGGGATAGCAGACCTTGAGAGTGGATATGATAGCGGATGTGATGATTATATAAAAAAACCGTTTGCACTTAAAGAATTGCAACTAAGAGTTGAGACACTTTTAAAAAGGGAGTTCTATCATCAGAAAAGTGATGAGATAATTTTGCCAAACGGATGTAGTTTTGAGCCAAACAGTGAGAGTTTAAAACAAAACGGTACTTTAATATCACTTGCAAATAAAGAGCTACAACTTTTAAAACTTTTTTTGCAACATAAAAATGAACTCGTTAGTCATGAAGTGATCGAGAGCAGACTATGGGAATATGATGAGGAATCTAGTGAAAGTGCTGTAAGAACTTACATAAAACATCTGCGTCAAATCTTGGGAAAGGATACAATTGTCAGTATTAAAAAATCTGGATATAAATTTATCCACAAGTAG